A section of the Rossellomorea marisflavi genome encodes:
- a CDS encoding ABC transporter ATP-binding protein, giving the protein MALLEINHLIGGYTRKPVLKDISFSIESNEIVGLIGLNGAGKSTTIKHIIGLMEAKQGDVSINGKTLKKDPEQYRKQFSYIPETPILYDELTLEEHLRLTAMAYGLTEEEYSDRLPGLLKAYRMEKKLKWFPAHFSKGMKQKVMIMCAFLIQPSLYIIDEPFVGLDPLGIQSLLDSMEEMKATGAGILMSTHILATAERYCDSFVILHEGKIRAKGTLDDLRREFTMAGATLDDIYIQLTKEESDDE; this is encoded by the coding sequence TTGGCATTATTGGAAATCAACCATTTGATTGGTGGATATACACGTAAGCCTGTATTAAAAGATATTTCCTTCTCAATCGAGTCCAATGAAATTGTAGGACTGATCGGATTGAACGGGGCAGGTAAAAGTACGACGATCAAGCATATCATCGGACTGATGGAAGCAAAGCAGGGGGATGTATCCATCAACGGAAAGACCCTGAAGAAAGATCCCGAGCAGTACCGTAAACAATTTTCCTACATTCCCGAAACACCGATCCTTTATGATGAGCTCACCCTTGAAGAGCATTTAAGGCTGACAGCCATGGCATACGGATTGACGGAAGAAGAGTATTCCGATCGTCTCCCCGGATTGCTGAAGGCCTACAGGATGGAAAAGAAACTGAAGTGGTTCCCTGCCCATTTCTCAAAGGGAATGAAGCAAAAAGTAATGATCATGTGTGCGTTCCTGATCCAGCCAAGCCTGTACATCATCGATGAACCATTTGTCGGGCTTGATCCCCTCGGCATCCAGTCACTTCTTGATTCCATGGAGGAGATGAAAGCAACGGGAGCCGGCATTCTCATGTCCACACACATCCTGGCGACGGCCGAACGCTATTGTGACTCGTTCGTCATCCTGCATGAGGGGAAAATCCGTGCAAAAGGGACCCTAGACGATTTGCGGAGGGAATTCACGATGGCTGGGGCCACCCTTGACGATATTTACATTCAACTGACAAAGGAAGAATCGGATGATGAATAA